The region TCCGTGTTGGCACAAAAAAAGTCTGATTTTTGTCCTTATTTGGTAGTTTAAATAATTGAAGCTTTGGAAAAAGGCTCTGGGATTACGGAAGCAGGCGTGAGCTTGCCTtgtaggtgatggtgtggtggctCTCGTCGACAGAAGCATTGAGAATGGGGAACTGCATCAGGCTCAACGATGTAGCCTGAGCCAAAACAGCACTGTGATGAACATGGCTGACCATACAAATCCTACTTTTCAGCATATTGTATTCTAGCTACGTTATTAATTTGGGCCAAACGATCCCTTTAACACTAGTTTGGGCATGCGAAGATGTTGGCGAGAGGTGGGAAGGCGTGGCACACCTTGATGAAGAAGGGCATGTAGCTGAGACGCACTCCACGGGCGTCAGCCAGGTCCTTCAGCTCCGAGCGCAGCAGCACCAGCTGAGTGAGATCCACCTCGTCGCAGTACCCGAAGTGGGGGATCTTCAGAGCGGCCGTCATGGTCTTCACCATGGCCTTCTGGAAACCTGCCGGGAATGTTAGCGTGACAAAACGGAACCCGGTGAAACGCGCCGAGATGAACTGCGCGCAGTTCGGGATGGCCGTTTGATTTATTCCACACCTCGGAGGTTAAAGTGGCTAGCTAGGGTCGGGGGTTTACCGTCGAGAGGCTCCGTCCTGTCTCTCCCGGTGATAACGGGGCAGGCGGGAGCAGGTAGGGGGCTGGGACCCGGCCTCTTCTGCTTGGCTGCATCTCCTgacggagctggctgcttcacTTCATCATAGGGGAGGATGGCTCCTGTCTGCTTGGCCAAGAAGTTAAGGATGTCTTCCTTCAGGATACGCCCGTCCTTCCCCGTCCCCACAACCTCGCTCAGTTTAACCTGGTAGCAGGGAATGGACAAGACACGTAAGAGAGCCGACACAGCAACGTAGTGGAAGAAtttaaatctttaaatctaACTTAAACGAAACAGCGTTTTGCTCTGCCACACCCACCAACCCATCACGTGACTTCACCTATTAGGGGTTTAAATATCAAATAACATGCATTGTTTTCCATGGCGAGACGTCGCACAGCTGGTGTAGCCTGGGTTTTGAGGCCTTTAATCTCCTGGTGCGTGTGCTCGTGTGAAACAGCTGGTGTCTCTACCACATCCTCCTCTGGGGCGCCATCTGGTGGGCAGACAGGAAAATTGCACCCATGTAAATTTTATTGCGGCATGATGCGttaaggaggaggagggggggcctACCCTTCACGGTCTCAGTCTCGATGTCTACCAGCGGAGATCCGACCAGGGCGACGGCGTCCACCTCGTGGTAAAGCCTCCGCACAACTCCTTCGTAACGGCTTGTGATGGTGACCGACGCTTTGTCGCTCTGGACCTCACAGATGCTGTCGAACTGGGAGACTCGATCGCCCTCCTTcacatacctgcacacacaccgggAACCTGGAGCTCCAattacacctccacacacacatacagcttaGTGCTGGACATCAAAAACATTAAAACTTGGTATATAGGATGCACCCAATGTTAATTTCCAGTTTTATGATCATTAGTAATAAATTCGATGATGCAGCCAGAACTGAACTGGACAGACGAGATGAGGATAATGTGTTTATTTGACATAGTTTGTAAGTAGTAGATGATTGTGGCTCCACACATACCACTCTTTCACTGTGACCTCCATAATGCCCTCTCCAATGTCGGATAATTTGAACTGGAGAATTTGTCCAGGACACACTTGGGGAGAGGAAACAAACCACCGAATCAGATACTTTGCCCCAAATAAGTAGATATTAGAGAGgcagcaataaaataaataccATTTTAGAACGTACACTTGTATTTTGCACCTTTAAATGAAGGGATGTCATTTAAAGGTTCATTCGGGGGGTTACATATATCTAGATAATGATGTATCCGGGATGGTGGGCACTCATACCGCCGCCTGATCGGATGGATCTGCGCTGTTGGGTGAACGGTGAGGGATGCTGTAGTGTATAATGCGTCCCGCACACCCCCAGCCTGGGACAGGGCGTGAAATGACGGGACAACTGGGGCTTTGACGGGGGGAGACAGCAGTCAGCACATATGAGGCAGTAAAACAGTAACCTTATGAAACAAATCTGTAATAATCGGACGAACGGGTCGCTTCAATGTCGCCAGCCAATTGCAGAACAGTTCAATTAAATTGTCAGATATTTAGGTTTTTAAACTACGTTTGTAGTTTGAGGTTGCAATATATAAAAAGTCGtaattaaatatattaaattcCAGAAATAAAACAGCCAGCTACACAAATTAGAGAAAAGAAAGATCAATTCAACCGATTCATCTGGACAGCTAGTTTTCAGATGGTCGTAGTCATCAATGTCGAACAGTACACACAATTATTCTATTGCTGCACACTGTCGTGAGCAAAACGTTCAGTGCATTAAAAAGTTTTAACCTTTGGTAGAATGTATGTAAAATTACCAAACGCCTCAAAATCCCAAAGCAACAGCGCGTTGTCGTCACCGCCGCCATCTTTTCCTCCAACTCGGAGCAAGATAGTGAACGGAACAAGAGGGCCTACTCGTGGCGAAGTGGACGAAAcactatggagtcaaattagggtctttaatggtgacgaaaaaaaaaaatatcgcaaatataagattagcattttgcattttacgttcctaatttgtttctgcaatactttccctcttttgcgtttctttcttttctttgcgtttcacattttatgttgctgctttttttttgcaatactttctcccttttgcgtttctttcttttgtttgcgcgtcactgcttttctttgcatctcgcattttacgttcataatttttttttgcgcttctctcttttctttgctccggttttaccctctgtgtgggggccgggaaagaggcgtggccaagagcgaaaggcgtgctgtgaacgtcatcagttgaaccgtcacacagcgcggcaatttggttactggtatcatggcagacggtcgcccagctggaccacaggtatatgcgtgcagacatagacatcaggtgctaaagcaccaccaactctgccctttatcaacgaaagtgcccttttaaaacttcgtttaaaaaaaatatattattattattaacattttactgaggtcggtttgaaatgatcttttgaaaacctgagcgaataaaaacaatgccctgaaatgcgccaccacctcgcacacacccgacctctctcttcctttaacaccagatgcgctgcagcagcagttcagttcagcgagtggaaggaagctgaactgacgctgaacgttcacagcacgcctttcgctcttggccacgcctctttccccgcccccacacagagggtaaagaaaagagagaagcgcaaaaaaaaattatgaacgtaaaatgcgagacgcaaagaaaagcagtgacgcgcaaacaaaagaaagaaacgcaaaagggagaaagtattgcaaaaaaaagcagcaacataaaatgtgaaacgcaaagaaaagaaagaaacgcaaaagagggaaagtattgcagaaacaaattaggaacgtaaaatgcaaaatgctaatcttatatttgcgatattatttttttttcgtcaccattaaagactctaatttgactccataaaaCACCAGCCATCTGCCTGCTTAGGAAATCTCATTATgataatacatttttaaatgtgATGTGAAAAAAGATTATTACAACCAAAACAGCAACCGTCTTAGGACAATAAACGGAAACTGTTATGTGAACCATCTTGCAACATTATTTTCTGTAGCCCTGATATGCGCTATTGATGATGCGTTCTTGTCTCCTTTGCTCGACCAatcattttcttttatttaacCGCATTAAAAAGGTTAGTAGTCTATTTAAATTGCATCGGCAtcttggatactgcatactaaCGATGGAAACGACAGGTCATGCTGTAATAATTATATAACATGCTGGCATTGTTGtgaatcatttttttttttattccaccATGGACCATGTGATCACAGAATGTGGGTCATAACCTTTTCAGCATAAGCCAGATTTTATCATCACATAACAATTTCAAATAGAAAGATAATTTTATCAATACATaattgcaataaataaaaaaagtagTCTACGTGATACAAGCCAACGTGAATGATCTCTTACATCAGTgcttgtttttatttatgtatttttattttaaaagaaaaGTCCCCGCCATGGTCACAAATGCACTGCAATACAACTGTTATTTCCTATCAAGTGAAAACGTTTTTCATCTAAACTGGAATGGGTGTGTTGTTTGGTTCTCCACGTTCTGAGATTAATGTGTGGGGCCTTCAGCTTTTGTTGAATTGTCTGATTGGCTGGTGGGCAGGTGAGCCTGTAAGTTAAAAAGATTTAACTAGAATTAGTTTTAAATGTAAAGAACACTGTGGGGACGGGTTTTAGTCATCAACTACTGCACGTATGCAGTGCCTTGCAAAATAActcataccccttgaacttttcctCATTCATATTACACCCACAAACTTAACACAAAGTAACAATTAATTGTGAAGTGAACATTTGGATACATTGTTCAAACTTGTTGATAAACAAAAAAACTGAATAGTGTGGCCTGCATTTAATATTCAGCCCCCTGTGCTCTGACACACTGAAATAATATCCAGTGTGACCAGTTGCTTTCAGAATTCACTTAATTAGTAAATAAAGTCACCAGTGTGTCATTTATTCATCGTGTAAGTACAGCTGTTCTGTGAAGGTTTGTTAGAAACATTTAGTGATCAACCATCATCACGAAGACCAAGGAACACTCCAGACAGGGATGAAATAGTGTAAAGCAGCGTTTGGTTATTAAAACATATCCCAAGCTATGAACATTTAAAATAGAAAGCACATGGAACAACTGCAAAACCACCAAGACATGGCTGTCCACCTGCAGGGAGGTCCAGGTGAGGAGAGCACTCGTTAGAGACGCAGCCAAGAGGCCCGTGGTCTCTCTGGAGGAGCTGCAGAGATCCACAGCTCAGGTGGGAGAATCTGTCACGTACTCCACAAACCAGGCCTTTAAGGAAGAGTGGTGAGAAGGGAACCATTTCTGACAACAAACTATAAGAAGTCCCAAACCATTTATGGGACATAGCACACGTGTGGAAGAATGTGCCctggcctaaatgcaaaacgcTATGTGTGGTGGATGCTAACACTGCACATCACCCTGAAAACACATGATGAAtcatggtggtggcagcatcatgctgtGGGGATGTTTTTCTTCAGCTGGGACAGGGAAGCTGGTCAGAGTTGATatggagatggatggatggagataAATACAGGACAATGCTGGAGGAAAACCTGTTGGAGGCTGCAAAAGACTTGAGACTGGGGTGGAGGTTCACCTTCTAGCAggaccaccaccctccacataAAGACTTGAGCTACAGTGGAATGGTTTACATCAAAGCTCATTCATGTGTTTGAATGACCCAGCCAAGACCTACATCCCATTGAGAATCTGTGGCAAGACTTGAAAATTGCTGTTCACCGACACATGTACAAAGCTGGTAGAGACACACGCCAAATGACCTGCAGATGTAATTGCAGTGAAAGGTGCGGTCTTACAGAGTCCTGACTCAGGACGCTGAATACAAATGCAAACCACACTTTCCAGATTTTTATTAGGTAAACATTTTTGAAAGCCATTATTGTCTTTTCGCTTTACTTTCTACTTTGTGTTCATCTATCCCATTAAATCCCAATAAAATACTTTTACGTTTGTAATATAATGTGTATCGTGAATAATTGTGGAAAAGTTCAAGAGGTTTCAATACTTTTGCAAGGCATTGTACAAGTTAAATAAGGCTAATAAACATTGTTAATCAATGCTATCCTGCTGGACAGGAAGGAAAAATGTGAACTTCAAACTTCAGTTCAGAGTCAATTGAGGACACATTGCAGTCCATTTTGTTGCTTTCTTCACTTGAAGCAGACTTGTGTTGAAATGACACAGCAATAACTGAATCATCCATCTTGAGTTCTTCATAAAATGCCGCACCGTCCTGATACCCTCCCCCCGTAACTCAACTGCTGACCCTTGACCTTGGATCGAAACCCAGCACCAATTTGCTTCTGGCGTCCAACACAATCTCATCATCTAGAGTGTTGCATTCCTGCTGTCTCACCCTAACCGACCTTTGCCTACTTCTGACACAACAGAACAACTTTCTCCCGTCTTATCGCCACTACTGGGGCAGATACAATAAAACCAGCAAAGCGGAGGTCCTGCTATTGTGCAAACGTGTTCAGGACACTTGTAAACGAGTATTGTTCACCCCTTTGCTCGAATGTAACAGAATGCCTGTGTCAGGACAGTAGACCTCCTTTTTTTTCTAGCAGTAACTTGAGTCTGTCACCTGAGCCGCTCTTAGCCTTGTTCGGCGGCGTGTTGTCAGGTGAGACTCCAAGTGTGTTCCTACGCCCGGGCTTCTACTCCTCGCACTGTCCCGGAATGCTGCTCCCTGTCTGCCTTGGACGGCTCATGGAGATGTCTTCCTTGTCATAGTAGCTGGCCCGTTTGCGCCTGGATAACTTTACGCTGATGTGGAGGAGTGACTCCTTTTTTTTCTGCATTTTTACTTTCTTCGGCAAGCAGTCGTCTCTTTCCCGACCTCAATGAAGCCATGTCACGTCTGGCTGTCTGGGGGGGACACTGGCGATTTAAACACAGGCCCCCAGCAGCCTCCCCTCCAGTGGCTTGGATTTCACACATAGCCGGTAGGTCTCCTTGTTTAACGTGGAATTAAACGTCTCCTACTAACGCAATCTTCATTATCAGTGTGGATATTtcatacacatttttttttcattcttttaaaaaatatttaatactTAAATATTATATCATATTATAAGATGCCTGTGGAAGTTGGTTTTTGGGATCTGCAGGAAGACATTTCATTAAAGCCCCAAATTTTTTAGTGCGTAGGATGTTTTTCCAGGTTCTTTGAAATTTTTGTCTGATTGTGACATGGCATATTAGGCCCTATGCGTGCGGAAGGAAAGGGGTCACACGTGAGCTGGCACGTCACAAAGTTGTGGCTAATGCGTACTACATACAATCATAAGCATAAAATTAATCACACTCCGCCATATTAGCCCCATAGTGCATCAGCTGCTGAGGAGATGCCTGCCAGGCAGAGGTGTCTTCTTCACGTAGCCTCGCAGGCATTCAGTATCAGCTGCTCTCAAACTGGGCCTGCTGCAATCTGGAGTCTACTGTGCACCATGCTCATCATCACATTAGCCTAGCTAGTCTATTTATCTTATTAGGTTAATTACGTGTCCAATTAGACGTCCATCAGGATCTAATTAAAATTTGAGCATACACTCATCAAGCAGTTTTAGAGACATTCATTTTAGAAAGTTACAGTTAGCCAAGCCCATGAGACATACATGGAATTCACTGCttttaaaagaaaacatttaaatgtagcTTTGAGACTAGTAACGAAGTGTaatactattattattgttagtaataaataataataatataaataataacaataaaactgCAACGCGTATATAAATTATCCTTATATCAAGTACGTTTATGAGTATACCCTTTCATAATATAAGGTATACTTTTGTTATTACGTTAGGCCAGACAGTCAGTATCGTATGTCATTGATCAGACGCAGACGGCTCTATCGGAAGCTTCAAATTCTGTCTTTGATATTCGCTTGCGCCGTTCCAAAACCTCACTCTCGTGTTTACGTCGGGCGCCGCGTCCCCAATGCTCATTGGTCAGTGTAAACTTATCCATAGCAACCTGCCTTTGTGCGGTGGGAGGACACGTGGTTACTAAGCGATGGCGCTTTAATAGTGCACAGCGAAGTTTGTTACGTTGTTTCTGCTATATGTGAGCGCATAACTAAGATTTTTACGCGAAAAGAAGGTTGAAAACAAGACATTTTCAGTGGACAGACGTGAATGAAATTGAATTACTTAAATGCGGCGTTTTCAGTCGCTTTTTCGATGAACTTTTACCGTCGCCACACGACATGGAATTACTTTTGTTTGCTGGGACACTGACCCATAAGCTGCTATAGTTTACAACTACAGTGATTTTGCTTCTTCATCGCACAGTGCGAGTTGTTTTCTACACAGAGACCGACTGCAACGTGTAGTACACTCTAGTAATTCACTAAATTCTCTTTTCCATTCCCAAGTCCATCAGAGATTGTTCACAAGTATTTTAACTGGCAACAAACAAGTTAAATCTCGCGGAATCACTGTGATAAACTTTTCAAGATCATTGCATGAAATGGCACATCACAATGACCTGTTCGGAGCTGCCGAGTTCATCAGAGGTATTTAGTTATCAGGCTAGAGGGGAAACGTAGGCTATGTGTAGAGGAAATCCGTGGTCTGGACAATTAGGCTACAGAACATTCTGAGGTTTTGTAGGCAGCCTAAACAGTCACattaaaaaagagagagagagagagaatagttTATTTTCCCCTCAAAACTGTAATTTGcaaaactgcttacataaataAAAAGACGGCCTCTGAGACCGCCGTGTCCTAATTCACATAAACCAACAAACACTTCGTCTCCTTCGTGTTTTCTTGCAGATCGGTTATATTTTGCTACTCTCCGAAGCAAACCCAAAAGCACAGCGAACACGCATTATTTCTGCACGGATGACGAATTTGTCTATGAAAAGTGAGTTTGTCTTCCACTTAACTTTCCTGGATGTCGACAAAGACATGCTACCAGGTCCCTATAAACGTGTATGGCTGTAAGGTAGTCTATATTCAACAGAGAAGACAAACAGCATGGGTTTAGATTTCTACATTTTCGTAATGTTGGCATCACTGTAACTAGCTATGTTTTAAATATAAAACTACATTGAGCGTTCATTGatatttccagagaaacagcacGTTTCGATCAGGGGTCCTTCTTCTAAATCAATAGGAGGAGGAACCACTTCATCATAAAATCATAAAATTCATTCCATGAGGTTCTCAAGTTCCTATAGTGTAGCTCAGTTCTTTCTTTGAATTTACTAATTTCCTAATTTCACAGTTGAAATCTGAATGGCCCTTGAACAGCATGTCTTTAATGTTTTTGTCTATAACAGATTAGTGGAGGATCATTAAAAAGTGTTGCGGTCTGTACATCATTATATATGTTGTTTGTTTCAGCTTCTATGCAGATTTTGGGCCTCTTAATTTGGCCATGGTCTATCGATACTGCTGTAAACTGAATAAGAAGTTGAAGGTAAGATTGGATTGCATTTGTCTTTCTGTGTTATGTCTCTTACCGGTACTTCATCAGTGATGTTAACCTCGTCCGCCTCCACTGGACATTTCTGTACTGGCTTAGAGCTTAGAGATAAATTTAGACAGTTTTGACTTGGTATATGAGATTATTTTAATGATAACGTAGAGCTGACAGCTCTGCACGTAGCTGTTATTAGGAAATCGTAATTCTCATGGAAAACAAAGCCATTAGGGTCAGATCAGATAAGAACAGAAGGTTTTGGCATTCATGAAAGAAATATCCTGAGTGGCCTTTCCTGAATAGAACACTGTCTTCAATCCGCTGCTGACATGAATATTACTGTTGTCACGCACGAAGTTAAATGGGTCTGTCAGAGGACTCAGGggatgtgtaaaaaataaataaatagcatTCTGGCATATACAGCTCTAACTCATTTGCATTCAGAGGTTCCATCTTTATTTCAGACCTTTTAAATCCCTTTGTGATGTCTTCTGttgatttttaattatttttcatGGTGAAATATGCAGTTAAAAATAGCAAGGCCTTTTATGAAATCAATCAAAGAATTTTGATGTACTTGAGCGTAACTTTGATGCCTGAGGGAAATATGCAATAGACTGGAATTGCTGGAAATAATGGTAAACAATTTAACAACAGTGTAAAGAGAAAGATTTGAAATCAGAGGTTGTGGCTTTAAACCTGATGAAGGCTGGCAAGACAGCATGAATGGCTGAATGGTAGATGCTCACATAGCTCAGACTAGCTGTCTCATGTGTCCTCCTAGTCCTTTACTCTGTCCCGGAAGCGTATTGTCCATTACACCGGTTACGACCAGCAGAAGAGGTCTAATGCTGCGTTCCTGATTGGTGCTTATGCTGtgagtctacacacacacacacactcacacacacacaaacacacacacacacacacacacacacacacacacacacacacacacacacacacacacactcttgacctcttctctgtcttttttggtTTTGTCCATAGGTGATATACTTAAAGAGGATGCCAGAAGAGGTTTATCGAGCCCTGGTATCTGGAAGTAGCGTCTCATATGTGCCCTTTAGGTGGGACACCTGCACCCGACCTCACACCTGTCACTAAATACGTCCACTAGAGTAGTTTAAGGTGACTGTAGTTACCTGCCATGGTTCAAGAGGCAAATGGAGCCTAATCATGTTTTAGAGAAGAATTTGATGCACTCCACCATTTATCAAAGGCTGAACTTTGGTGATGTAGATGAGCTTATCTTTTCTTAAAGTGAAACCTCACACACCAGTCCATTTTCAATTCATGAAAGGCTGGTCATAGCATAAAGCTGAGAAGGTTTATTATGAAACAACCCTGAGGCTTACTGCTAAGCATCAGTAATTCAAGAAGGTCTTTGTATCCCACTAGAGATGCAGCCTTTGGAAGCTGTTCATACAATCTAACCATCTTTGACTGTTTACAAGGAATCCGAAAGGTGAGATTTTATTCCTTCAGACTCATTTATAAGGGGTTATAAAGTTGATATAGGGCATGTTAATAATACATGTATTTGTTGTTACACAATTATATTGCACAGCCAATAATTCTAATAATTGTAGACTTTTTTCTGAACCATTTGTGGAATTTTCCTCATTTGAGTGATATTCACCTGCTGTTTGAAATGAGGCTGGAAAACCTTGTTCACACAAATCGACTGTTCGACATGGTTTTTGTGCAGGCCTTGCAACACGGTTTCTTTGACTTTGAGACCTTTGATGTCGAAGAGTACGAGCATTATGAGGTACATTAAACAGACTGGAAGTATCTCTGACAGTAAAAGTGGAATGTGATTATGCTTGTGTGTACTGTCTATGTAAAATGACTAAATATGTGGCAAGTCTTTGGCACCAGTTGGCCTGAGCACATTTTTGCTTCAATTTTTGTTCAAGCGTGTAGAAAACGGGGATTTTAACTGGATCGTGCCAGGGAAGCTGCTGGCATTCAGTGGGCCTCATCCAAAGAGCAAACTCGAGAACGGTGAGTGTGGTTGGCCAAGCAGTGGCCTCTCCGACCATGTGGTTGTTTCTGTTGAGCCCAACCAGCTGCACCATTTTGCAAAGAAATCACTTTGACCCATTCAAAGCCCCATTGACCCCCAGTTCTCCCACATATCATCAATCACTCCTCAAACCGAAGCCTCCACCTGAAGGCACGGTCTACAATGGCAAAGGACTAatctacctccaccccccaaacCCCGCCCCCCGCCCCCCGGCCCTCTCTCAGGTTACCCGGTCCACGCGCCTGAAGCTTACTTCCCCTACTTCCGCCAGCACAACGTCACCGACGTGGTCCGGCTCAA is a window of Brachyhypopomus gauderio isolate BG-103 chromosome 14, BGAUD_0.2, whole genome shotgun sequence DNA encoding:
- the LOC143475766 gene encoding lipoamide acyltransferase component of branched-chain alpha-keto acid dehydrogenase complex, mitochondrial-like isoform X1 — translated: MAAVTTTRCCFGILRRLPQLSRHFTPCPRLGVCGTHYTLQHPSPFTQQRRSIRSGGVCPGQILQFKLSDIGEGIMEVTVKEWYVKEGDRVSQFDSICEVQSDKASVTITSRYEGVVRRLYHEVDAVALVGSPLVDIETETVKDGAPEEDVVETPAVSHEHTHQEIKGLKTQATPAVRRLAMENNVKLSEVVGTGKDGRILKEDILNFLAKQTGAILPYDEVKQPAPSGDAAKQKRPGPSPLPAPACPVITGRDRTEPLDGFQKAMVKTMTAALKIPHFGYCDEVDLTQLVLLRSELKDLADARGVRLSYMPFFIKATSLSLMQFPILNASVDESHHTITYKACHNIGVAMDTPQGLLVPSVKNVHTLSVFDIAAELNRLQTLGSAGQLGPAHLTGGTFTLSNIGSIGGTYAKPVILPPEVAIGALGRIQVLPRFSSCGDLLKAHIMSVSWSADHRVIDGATMCRFSNLWRSYMEQPSSMVLDLR
- the LOC143475766 gene encoding lipoamide acyltransferase component of branched-chain alpha-keto acid dehydrogenase complex, mitochondrial-like isoform X2, whose translation is MEVTVKEWYVKEGDRVSQFDSICEVQSDKASVTITSRYEGVVRRLYHEVDAVALVGSPLVDIETETVKDGAPEEDVVETPAVSHEHTHQEIKGLKTQATPAVRRLAMENNVKLSEVVGTGKDGRILKEDILNFLAKQTGAILPYDEVKQPAPSGDAAKQKRPGPSPLPAPACPVITGRDRTEPLDGFQKAMVKTMTAALKIPHFGYCDEVDLTQLVLLRSELKDLADARGVRLSYMPFFIKATSLSLMQFPILNASVDESHHTITYKACHNIGVAMDTPQGLLVPSVKNVHTLSVFDIAAELNRLQTLGSAGQLGPAHLTGGTFTLSNIGSIGGTYAKPVILPPEVAIGALGRIQVLPRFSSCGDLLKAHIMSVSWSADHRVIDGATMCRFSNLWRSYMEQPSSMVLDLR